One Nicotiana sylvestris chromosome 12, ASM39365v2, whole genome shotgun sequence genomic window carries:
- the LOC138883535 gene encoding uncharacterized protein, with protein sequence MVDRSMKRPLGIIDDVLVCVDKFILPSDLVILDCDVDFEVPIILGRPFLSTGKALVDVEAGELTFRLGDEKVVFHVCKSMRQPNSTEVCSFVDIVTAVIVDDTSAMVNVEDPLEAVLLNKDVDDDAGRVECVDATLAVLQKRRGQLDGHWRIYRA encoded by the exons atggtggaccggtcaatgaagcgacctttggggattattgatgaCGTCCTTGTttgtgttgataagttcatattgccgtcCGATTTAGTTATCTTGGATTGTGATGTGGATTTTGAGGTTCCAATTatccttggaagacctttcctatCTACTGGGAAGGCTTTGGTAGATGTCGAGGCGGGAGAGTTGACCTTCCGtcttggtgatgaaaaggtggtgttccatgtatgcaaatctatgaggcaaccgaatagcaccgaggtgtgctcgtttgttgacattgtcacggcggtgatagtggatgacacaagtgcaATGGTGAATGTTGAAGACCCACTTGAAGCTGTTCTCTTGAACaaggatgttgatgatgatgctgggagagttgaatgt gttgacgccactttggcaGTTCTACAAAAGCGcagagggcaattggatggacattggcggatatacagggcataa